TACAAATAGTTATCTGATTCTTATTATTTTAATAACTAATCTCATAAGCTCTTTTTTAATAACTAATTTCATAAGCTCTTTCTTAAGTGGGTCTTTGAACATGCCTAGGAGCATGCTATTGGTGTAGCACCATTTTCATTATTATCTTCTTCATAAAGACAACAAcactttttttcttttgaaatgtATAAAGACAACAACACTTGATTACATTCCCCCCAAAGCCCCTGTCCCTATGTTATATTGCATCTTATAGAAAAAAGTTATTTTGTTTTTTCAATAACACTCATATTTCTTTTGAAAGGCCATCGCATCTACTTttacaaaaaaacaaaaataaaatttaaaataccACTCTTAAAGACATATTTTattattgtaaaacaattgaccCACTACATAACtcaaatatatacttttttttttttttttataaatgacTCATAATAGCCGTTTTTTACACAAGAGTTTTATACTTCTTACGGagtaatttttctttttaaacGGCCCACagaaatcatatttattcaaacTAGCAAGGTGCTAGACACCAAAGATACAAGGAAATAAGACAAGatttaggatcaaatacaaaggctcctaaaaaCAAGAAGTGTAAAAAGACTCCTAAAAATAAACGCActacaccaaaaaaaaaaaaaaaaaaacttaaacacccaccaccacccaatacctaaacacccccccccccctctccctcatttttttttaggttttgggggtGGTGGGTGGGCTTAGGTTTTAGGTTTTGCACATTTGTCACTCTTTAGTGCCTTTTTatttttaggagcctttgtaAAATAACTTAACCAAATAAGACAATGTTACACCAACAAAGCCAAAGCTGAACCAAGATTATTCAAAAACCGAAAATCTACTCCAATCTTCCCATTATAAAGCCGTCTCATTGGATCTATTTTTAACCCAAAGAAAACCAAGTAGCTTAACTTCCTCCAAAACTTTAACGTTACTCGGCATACGGTCATTTGTGCTAAAAAATATAAAGTATACAGAAAAATCTAGCGTTGCTACAAAAAGGGAAAGTATTTGTGGGGCCACAGCCCACAAGTTGAAAGGAAGAATATTTATGATTACAACGTTGAAGTGTCATGATTACATCGACTTCATCATCAAATATTCTATCACACTCACGCGCCTCTTATTAGGCCACTTGGTGTGGGGCTTGGCTTGGTCCATCGTCGAGCCTCAACACCATCCTGAGCTGAGCAGCGTCGTCGTAATTGTCCCACCCCAGACGGTGAGGACgcgcactaaaggacaaaatttgtTACCATTTGAACGAGGTAGCCgttgtaaaaaaaattattttttcaatCTCACTTTATAAATATACACCCTTTATTCTcccacttttaacccaaaatctTTCCAATCTCTCTCATTTTTTATACAACATCatacttttataaaaatataggcatgtcttcttcttcttcattgtGGTGTTCGTCATCTTCGGGTGAGGGCGAATTATTTTTTGCAAACTTCATTATGCACGCAGCGCAGATGATCATCAAGGAGGACGAAGAGGCAGAAACGTTGTTACAATCGCAAACTAGGGCAACCGCCTTAAACCGAGACCGAGAAGGGATTGAATCCTTCGCGATGGAAATTCCTTTCAAGGTTTTTATTATTTTAGTGTAtctttatttatatttaataatGTATTTAATTTTTTTCAGTGTTAATAAtgaatttaatttattttttgttgttAATATATAGCCGGCCATGATAATTTAGTGGCCGATTATTTGGCCGACGAACCTGTGTACACGGACGCGATGTTTAGACGTCGGTTCCGAATGAGTCGTCAACTGTTCTTACGTATCACAGACGACTTTGGCGCCGTCTGGTCCGTTTTTCACACTACGATACGACGCTAGGGGCCGTAGGGGATTCACTACTTTACAGaaatgtacgtcggccattcgccaaATGGCATACGGGACGACACCCGATTCGTTGGACGAGTATTTAACTAAGTGGGGTAGGCTCATCCTCCATTTCCTTGGTTCCATCCTTGGAGGGGCATCCTCCAAGGATTATGACGTGGCGCTGAGGTGAAGGGTCATCCTCCAAGGACTACCCTCACCCATACTGAGTAGCCTTAGGCTATAAagcgttgttttttttttttttatgagaaaggtgtgaattattcgtaAATGTTGGGAGGTCTAGCATACGGTGTTTTAACCGGGTCCGTGCTAGAGAgcccctcgcacaatagatccccaatttaaacccctaTAGCCCAGAATCGAACCTGAGACCTGGAGGGGAAAACTCATCCGAGCCCATCACAGGTAAAACTTAAATACCCGTGGCCACCGctagagcactagtgatggtttGGCTATAAAGTGTGGAGGAGACTAGATGGGCCTTCACGTAGGCAGTTACGTCATCAGGTGTGGGAATGTGCCCAAGAGATAGGCCTAGGGTGTGGATGATGAGCCCCATCAATATATACcagatgtatgtatgtataggtgtgtaTTGGATACACAAGAGAGAGGAATGTCCTCTTCGTCGGTTGGGCGACGTTGGCGATGGGGCGGGCCCCAAGGGGGTGGTGTGGATGAGCGGGGATGGGCCTCGCGCGAACCGTTGCTGTCTCCCACACCTTATAAGCCTTACTCTACAAgaaaaatatctttttttttttattttttatatatcaatgattttctttacttttttatGGGGTTGTTCAAATCGCTCGTCGCTCATCGCTCGCTCGATGATCGCTCAAAAAACGCTTGGAATATGCTCgctcggtttggttcggtttgcaaacgagccaagcatgagcaaaggtccgctcggctaggttcggctcgaattaatttttattaatttattacatatataattatatatgcaCACACAAATTACATGTAtattcatattttatatataccgctCTATTAGATCTGGGCCACTATACTCAAATATACAATTATATTTATCCATACTAGCCTAATCAAACCAATAAAAGATTTGACATCTTTCTCTCATCAATCGTCAGTCGTCAATTGTCTCTCGCTCTCACCATACGCCACAATGCGATAATTGTTCTTTGTTGTATATTCATCGCCTCACCTGCCTCAACCAGAGCCTCATCCACGGACGATTCGATCTCAATCTTAGTGTCATCCTCATACAGTTGGACCTTATTCGTGACTCGATAGCGGAGACATCGAAGGAAACATGCTAAATCTATGGTTGTCCAAATTACTTGTCGCTCGCTTCTCGCTCAGAAAATTACACGCTCGATTATGTCGTTCAGATTttgctcggttgtaaacgagccaagcacgagcaaaggtccgctcggttcgaATCGGCCCGTGAACTGCCCTACTTTTTTATGATAAACTATCTACCCTCAATACTTATATACTTACACCTAACGTTGCGGTCGTGGGTTCGAGCTCCATGGTGGGCGtcaatgaagaaacacggaatCACCGTCGAGATGATTGGAACCGTTTTCTCTGAGAGGATGGAGAATCACACCTTGCTCTTCCTCTTGAATCTAGATCTGCAATGGAGAAGATAGAGAAAAAGCGGGGATATAGAGACAATCGGTAGAGGAAGAATCTCCTATTTCCAGCTATAAAAATGTGTTTGCCCCATGTCTCTTCCCCTAATAATGAGGTGAAGACCACATGTGcaaccctaacctcaatgggccaagCCCACTTAGGGATGTCTATACAAGCCCACAACCTAGTGTAGTATAAACTAAATCGTACTGGATTTCGCGGGTTAGTACACAAtaataaataacataataaaatgTAATAATGGAAAAGACTGATCGTTTGAGTCAGGTCCAATACCATACCTCAACATTATTTAAATTCTTCACCTTTGAGAGACTATTTATCACAACAATGTGGTTAACGACAACTAAAGGTTTTTCTATGCTAACTAAAGAGATGTAACAATGCACATATCATTCACTTGGTTTTATGATAAACTATCACTCACAGTGATGAAAGTTAACATATAGTGTCTTATGTAGTTTGCCTATTTACTACTTCAATCCTAATCTTCCATATCTTTTTCTTCTTGCATTCGCTTTTCGTATGTATATAATTTTCATCTATCTATTTTTAGTTTCTTAAAAATACAATGTGTTCTTCGTCGAAATCGGGAAATTGGATATTTAAACCACCAACGTGTTCTTTGATCGTCCCGTATCTTCAAGCTCTGCGAGCTCAAACATCTTTTTAAAAAATTTCAAAACACAACCCGAAGATTCCAACGAACTAAACGAGTTGGGCGGAAATGTACTCGAGTACTCTATATCCCCCATAAGTATTATTCTAAAACTATAAAAGATAGAATGGTAGAGGATTTTTAGAGTAGAAAGGTGAACTGGAGAGTATAAAATGGATAAGGATTGCGTGTATTTATAGGtaaacattgtttttttttttttaattttatttagtGGTGGCCCCCCctgatttttttaatttaatggcTATATTCCTCAAACAATCCACTTCCATCACTACGCGATGAACATTACGAGTTTGGTCTCTATCACGCGTGATAGAACGCCCGCGACGGTGTGCCATCACTTGCTCACCCCAACAATCCTAACCAAGATAACAATTCTAACATCGACTTTGACTTGACAAAAAAATACGCCACTTGCTCTAAACTCTTTATAGGATTATTCGTATATTCACTAACTATATATTAAAAGCTATTGCTAATATAAATTAGGATTTCAAGGATTTTCTTGAATTCTCATTTTTAAGTGTAATAAAATTTGAATACTATTTAAAAGTTTTAGCAttaatattttctttttgtttcttaTAAGAAAAATGAATtatgaaacaaactttaccataACATTATTGGTATAATAACACACAAGTAATAATTACAAAGGTAGGAATTAGGAGTTGATTGCATGTACTCAATCTCTTGAAGGAAAATAAAcaatgtttgaatgtttacagaTTTACACTATATCGTTTTTACTGGTTCACTGATCAGACCGTCTATTAACTACTTAAAGATCATTTCTTGTACAGAACAAGATCATTATTGAAAATGAAAAGCAAAATCTCATTCTTTCAAGAAATTGCATCATTCATCATGCCCCCAAAGTGCAAATCTCCATCTTCTTCCAAAAAAAATCTACCAAGAAAACGTCGATATATGAACACAACTAATTAAACTAGCTTGTTGCTTCGGAGATACTGTTTAACGACGGATGCCATCCTCTCGGTTTGCTTCCGGAGGATTTAGAGCTCGTCGGAGCCCGATGTTTATCTGTTTTCCTCATCTGCATATACCAAATAGATGATTCTGTTAGTTGTTTTGcaagaaataaataaaattacaattagagaattaaaaacaagaaataaataaaatacaattagAGTATTAAAAAAAAGTTCACAAACCTGGTGGTGGATTTTCCCAAGTTGATTAGATCTTGTTTCACAATTTGATTTTGTTTCACTTTTTCCTGTGGATTCTGGTAGTTGAAAATTCTTAAAATTATTTAATTTTCTATTCTTTTTAGCATTTAATCCTTTCATCACTTCTGCAAAACAGGAAATAGGTTATTAGTTATTGAATTAACACGTTATGCATGACTAAGTTATTGAATTAACACGTTATGCATGACTAACTGACTCagcaacaaccatacccagtaaaattCCAAAAAATCCCGAAAGTCTAAACCATATTTTCTCTAGTTATTGAATTAACACACTAACCAGACCTTCTTTATCGGGGTCATCTTATGACTCTCTTCTCTACCGCCTATAACTagcgagttttttttttttttttctagaaaaATCTTGGATTTTATATATAAAGATTCTATTCTCTACCGCCTATAACTAAAGAATCTAAATCATGTTTttttctagaaaaatctcggatttTATATATAAAGATCTAAAAATTTCTCGTGGTCAGTACTACCAGTACTACCCTCCCGACCCCTTATGGTTCTGGCCTTGCATACAGGCAAACCGTACTTCTATCCCAACAAAATTCTTCAGAATTGaacaaaaaagaaaaagataattaattaaacaAGTTAGTGTACCTTGGGTGGTGATGAGTCTATAAGCATGGCCAAGAACAAGATTGTCAGTGGGTCGAAGAAGCTTAATGCGAGTAACACGAAGATTTTGATTGGTGGTTGTAGGGTTGTTGTtgggtggtggttggtggtggccggaggaggaggaggaaggaGGGGAAGAGTAGAAGGTTGTGGCAAGGAGGAGTGCCACGTAGTGACCAGGGTGGAGCTTCATGATCTCCGCAGCGGTGATGGGTGCGTAGAACCTTTCGGCTCTGCCGCTTTGCGTCTGTAAGACGAAGCTCGCGTTATCGACGGCTTGGCAGTTGCCCATGTCCAGTGATCGGAGAAGATGATCGGATATATTATGGTGGATATATGTTGGTCAAGGAAGAGCACACTAGTCTATATATATACAAACAACCCcacaaaccccccccccccccccccccttctctAAGTGTATTAAAATTTGTAGATTTGTATGGTTTTAAAAAAGTTATTTAAAGTATGTTTATTAGGTATCAGATGATAAGTTAtatattttatcattttcaaaatTAGTAAGGTAAAAAACCAAGAACAAGAAAGATATTCTTGGTTCAAATAGAAACTAATGATATGACAATATGATAAAGATTTCTTTTGTACaacaaaaagattaaaaattaaagaattatatattaatatcaagtataattAATGTTCTTTCTCATACGATATAGTCTACATCCACAATTCATGTATACGTTACCAACTTTATTTCTCTTATAATTATTGAAAAGTACATCTTTTTATATCTCACGCTCTATACGTGTATACGTTGGGAATGTTAAAAAACCGTCTAGTTTTTAAAACCGGTCCAGCTAGCTATAGTCACAGACGGGTCTTTTCATGGGTGAGGGGATCCCTTCCCCGACACTCTATGTTTTTTTTCCTTTCGTACGTAGTGTTAATTTTAccaaaaaaaatttgattttttaaaGTAAAATATCGAATTTTGAAAGCCCGCCCTTTGATTTTATCGTAAACTAAGTTCAAGATCCTCTAGTGGCTATAGTGCCTTTATAAAAAGAGCGGTTTAATATTAATTAACCGGTCTAGTTGCCGTTCAAACAAAAAAACCAGTCTAGTTATGAAAACAATATCTATTTATTTATGTATCACTCATACCATGGTTTGAATAATCGAATGAATCTTACGATAACCAGTTCTATATTTTCTTCAATGCTAATGAGAAGGTATAATAAATGAATGAATAAACAATTTTATTAGTACGTCTCTTTGGGTTAGATGTCATacgaattattatttaattatacaAGGTTAttgccccgtgtaatacacggggtgaatcataattataatatgaaataaaaaaaatatgttcataatatgatctaagtatatataatatagagtaaTATGCAGACTAAATGCGAAATAAATATTGAAGTTTGTATAGCCATTCATAATAATATGATCTGTTATTTGTTTAGGATTTGTCATAGGAACTTAAAATTTTGTACAACTACTAATATTTATCGTGACATTTTCTTATTCAAAGGTAACGTGTCTGATTTTATCTGATAATAGATTATTCTGACGGGTTAATGTTGgcataatattatattttctaccaTTCAAATATAGTTTCGTCACTTTCGCTATCATTAACATTAATATAAGGTATGCTCGTATTCAAAGCTATAAACCAATATGAATTGTACGAAATAATTACTTTTATCACAATTAGTAAGGAAACCAATAAAAACTATTGATAATGTAATATGTCCTATACCATTTGAAAGGTCCGAAAACAGATAAAAGTAATGTAAATGAATAGACAAAAAATAACTATAGTTGAGAAAAATACTATGTATAGTGTAATACTTTATATGTACAATTGAACCAATGAAACATATATATAAGCGAAAAAAAAATAAAGACATGAGACACCATAAGTaaatctaaatttaaaaaaaaagttatgacattcctgtaacaccccgaaaatataaaactttatattagaattataaagtataaataaatgaggatttactaactaggaattttaacctagttagctaCAAGTTTAGAAATAACCTATATTAGGGTTAAAAGCAACTAAATTAAATGTTGATAAAAATGGAGGGACCTAAGTTGTAAAAAttgaaactttattttaattaatctaataaaacacaccaaacaccCCACAAGGAGGTGTCTGGTCGTTCAGAATAACAAGGGGCGACACCCCACTTTCAAAAACCCTAGAATTCTACTAAAACTCTTAAATTGGAGGTGcaaatctggtccaaacgaaaatccgagcttagaaccgtgatcctcatcgcaagaggattacaaggtatgtaaaatttagtGAAAACTCTTaatttgaaattctcatgaaattgggaaaaaTCTGAAATTAGGGTTGCATGTATATGTTGTGATGATTTAAGAACAACTATAGtgtttagggacaaaccctaaACGAACACAAGCTGAAATCATGTAAAATTTTAGTGGAAACGatgatcaccattgtaggtgattaatgggttatgtgttaattgatgaacactaggatatTGGGTGTTAATCTTGTGTAATTTGACAATTTGGAAGTGATTCCAGAAATCTAGAAGCTAACACTCATGTAAAATGTTGATTTAGGTGAAATTGGGGCTAAATGATAAGCTAGAAACTTGTCATATAATCATGTGAAAAATCTGCTCTTaaggtgtttgtgaaaatgcctcaaagaaggcttaaaatgGAAATTTAAAGATTAAACGCATAATTATAATGTTTTCGGTGTATTATGCGATGTAAGGTTcaaagagagttctaaacatgtcttgaattgaactctataggaaaggctaccggaacgtcgagtggacaagccggtggtgatttgCGATTGAAGGGCGTACACTAAGGTACGTAACTTTATTGGTTACATTAAACGAGTTGTTGATAAGTTTCGTAAATCTTATTGTTGAATCTAAATCTGCGttgaatttatatttattatGGATGGATGTGAATAATTAGACTTAGTATAGTAAACGAACCAATTGGTAGTCATCATAAGTGGATGGTTCCacaagatgagccaacgggtTTAATAGTTGTGAAAATGGTAGTTTTAAACATTCTAGTAGTCGATAATGGCGATAATAAGCACAAGGACATTAAACCATGAAATTGGTAAGAAATGCGGGTGATAATAAGCCCCGGATGTCGGGCATAAGGCGCCATAGGTTTATTAGCTAAATGGTAATAAAATGTGTAAGGTTAGAATGGGTCGAATAACTACATAGTGACATATGGTCTTTCGGTCCGTAAATTAAATTTTAGGTGTCAAATTTGTAATGGTTATGTCGGTAATGAATTTAC
This is a stretch of genomic DNA from Helianthus annuus cultivar XRQ/B chromosome 16, HanXRQr2.0-SUNRISE, whole genome shotgun sequence. It encodes these proteins:
- the LOC110917083 gene encoding uncharacterized protein LOC110917083 isoform X1; translated protein: MGNCQAVDNASFVLQTQSGRAERFYAPITAAEIMKLHPGHYVALLLATTFYSSPPSSSSSGHHQPPPNNNPTTTNQNLRVTRIKLLRPTDNLVLGHAYRLITTQEVMKGLNAKKNRKLNNFKNFQLPESTGKSETKSNCETRSNQLGKIHHQMRKTDKHRAPTSSKSSGSKPRGWHPSLNSISEATS
- the LOC110917083 gene encoding uncharacterized protein LOC110917083 isoform X2: MGNCQAVDNASFVLQTQSGRAERFYAPITAAEIMKLHPGHYVALLLATTFYSSPPSSSSSGHHQPPPNNNPTTTNQNLRVTRIKLLRPTDNLVLGHAYRLITTQEVMKGLNAKKNRKLNNFKNFQLPESTGKSETKSNCETRSNQLGKIHHQNHLFGICR